Proteins from a single region of Rubeoparvulum massiliense:
- a CDS encoding tRNA1(Val) (adenine(37)-N6)-methyltransferase, with protein sequence MEQEKWQSELQQKWLLSGERMDELMHHGIKIIQSDEVFSFSMDAVLLSHFVRLPRGGKIIDLGTGNGVIPLLLSTRTSAQIEGVEIQERLASMATRSVQLNRLQEQITIHHMDMKEAPVRLGYGQYDVVTCNPPYMPVTQPELAHLNKREPVAIARHELLVTMEEVVRASSELLRYGGRVAYVYHASRLAELMYTMRTYRIEPKRLRTVHPRAHLEANMVLVEGVRNGRPELKVLPPLIVYADGEQYTKEIMEIYYGKDEDNTDPSRTTSSH encoded by the coding sequence ATGGAACAGGAAAAATGGCAAAGTGAACTTCAACAGAAGTGGCTTCTTTCTGGTGAGCGGATGGATGAATTAATGCATCATGGTATCAAGATTATTCAAAGTGATGAAGTTTTTTCTTTCTCCATGGATGCTGTATTGCTATCCCATTTCGTACGTCTACCTCGAGGAGGAAAAATCATTGATCTAGGAACTGGCAATGGGGTGATTCCACTACTGCTATCCACCAGAACTTCTGCACAGATTGAAGGTGTAGAGATCCAGGAGAGGCTAGCTAGTATGGCAACTCGCAGTGTTCAACTAAATCGATTACAAGAGCAGATCACCATTCATCATATGGATATGAAGGAAGCTCCAGTGCGGTTAGGCTATGGACAATATGATGTAGTAACATGTAATCCTCCTTATATGCCAGTAACTCAGCCCGAATTGGCTCATCTCAATAAGCGGGAACCTGTAGCCATTGCACGTCATGAATTACTTGTTACCATGGAAGAGGTTGTCCGTGCTAGCAGCGAATTACTCCGCTATGGAGGTAGAGTTGCCTATGTATATCATGCTTCCCGCCTTGCAGAATTAATGTATACGATGCGTACCTATCGAATTGAACCAAAACGATTACGCACGGTTCATCCCCGTGCTCATCTAGAAGCCAATATGGTGTTAGTGGAAGGCGTACGCAATGGGAGACCAGAACTAAAGGTGCTACCTCCCCTCATCGTATACGCTGATGGAGAACAATATACGAAGGAGATCATGGAGATATACTATGGTAAAGATGAGGACAACACTGATCCCAGTCGAACTACTTCCTCCCATTGA
- the rsmI gene encoding 16S rRNA (cytidine(1402)-2'-O)-methyltransferase has product MQRQRSFNSREGAGCLYLVATPIGNLEDITLRALHILKEADIIACEDTRVTSKLLNHFEITTHLISYHEHNKEKRGIELLEKLRQGETIALVSDAGLPLVSDPGFELVELAGEEGIPIIPLPGANAALTALIASGLPNSSFTFQGFLPRQKQQLEKALQQLVFREETIILYEAPHRLKKLLEAVVEILGSERPMVLARELTKLHEEFLRGTAGELLEWASLEQPRGEFVVLIQGGATESPTDLWWSHLTIIEHIEHYMAQGLSSKEAIKQVAVERKIPKREVYTVYHREDQDM; this is encoded by the coding sequence TTGCAACGACAACGGAGCTTTAATTCAAGAGAGGGTGCAGGCTGCTTATACTTAGTGGCCACCCCCATCGGAAACCTCGAAGATATTACACTTCGAGCATTACATATCCTCAAAGAAGCGGATATCATCGCTTGTGAAGATACACGAGTCACGAGTAAGCTACTGAATCATTTTGAAATCACTACCCATCTCATTAGCTATCACGAGCATAATAAGGAGAAACGCGGGATCGAGCTACTAGAAAAATTGCGACAGGGAGAAACCATCGCACTGGTGAGTGATGCAGGGTTGCCCCTTGTCTCTGACCCGGGATTTGAGTTAGTGGAATTGGCGGGGGAGGAAGGGATTCCCATCATCCCTCTTCCTGGAGCCAATGCAGCTTTAACCGCTTTAATTGCCTCGGGCTTGCCCAATTCCTCCTTTACATTCCAAGGCTTTCTGCCAAGGCAGAAGCAACAGTTGGAGAAGGCCCTGCAGCAGTTAGTATTCCGAGAAGAGACAATTATTTTATATGAAGCTCCCCATCGTCTAAAGAAGCTGTTGGAGGCTGTTGTTGAGATCTTGGGTTCGGAACGTCCCATGGTGCTCGCCCGTGAGTTGACGAAGCTGCACGAGGAGTTCTTACGTGGAACAGCTGGCGAGCTATTAGAATGGGCAAGCCTTGAGCAACCACGAGGAGAATTTGTGGTGCTCATCCAAGGTGGTGCAACGGAATCTCCTACCGATTTATGGTGGAGCCACTTAACCATCATCGAACATATTGAGCACTATATGGCTCAGGGCCTATCGAGTAAGGAAGCAATCAAACAGGTGGCTGTTGAGCGAAAGATTCCAAAACGTGAGGTGTATACGGTGTATCACCGAGAGGATCAAGACATGTAA
- a CDS encoding GIY-YIG nuclease family protein, translating to MVKMRTTLIPVELLPPIEAGHYVYMLLCHDGTLYTGYTVHLPHRLAMHRSGKGAKYTRGRLPVQLVYYEVGISRSWGLRREAEIKGWNKEVKWRYLQDFWQREGVLFATTTEL from the coding sequence ATGGTAAAGATGAGGACAACACTGATCCCAGTCGAACTACTTCCTCCCATTGAAGCAGGTCATTATGTTTACATGCTTCTCTGTCATGATGGAACGCTCTATACGGGCTATACAGTTCATCTACCTCATCGGCTTGCGATGCATCGTAGTGGCAAGGGAGCCAAATATACACGAGGGCGTCTGCCCGTTCAACTAGTCTATTATGAGGTGGGAATATCTCGTAGTTGGGGGCTAAGAAGGGAAGCAGAGATTAAGGGTTGGAATAAGGAAGTAAAGTGGCGTTATTTGCAAGATTTTTGGCAAAGAGAGGGTGTCCTATTTGCAACGACAACGGAGCTTTAA